Genomic window (Culex pipiens pallens isolate TS chromosome 3, TS_CPP_V2, whole genome shotgun sequence):
tacATCATCAAATCTTCTCAACTGGTTACTTCTAAAATCCCTGCATCATGTGGGAAGTTACTTTCGTTTGTCCAGTTCCTTGATTTAACACACAAGTCCTACCTGTAAAATattgtggaaaaaaataatattaatttaatttgtaatttctcCTTCGCTTTTTTTCCATTTCTTAACAAGAAGAAAAGATGTCGTGTTATAAATTCGATATTATTCTTAAATATAACTTACTTCATCAGTTTCCGGCTCAACTTCAGCGTATTCATAAAGTTCGTCTCGTCTTATGCACTTTTTATTGGCCCCCTTTCCTGTCAGCATACGTGCGTGGTTCCATCCTGCTACTCTATTCGAATCATCTAATCGAAACTCGTATCCCAGCTAGCACCGCGGGGAGGTAGGAATAGGAGTTACTGGACAATCCTTCTTGTCTGTGATAATTGTCCAGTCTTCGCTAGCCAGTCGTGTGAAACATTATTGTCACATATAACATTCACACGACGCTTTTGTGATATTATGGATTTAATTCAAACTTCTGCATATTACGTGCCTAACCATTGGTAGTAAATTTGAACTAAAATGATTGTAAACTGAACACTACGGAAAATCACTTTCGATGCACTGCTGATTATATTTTCATAACGTTTTGGATCATCCTTTTCCTCTGGTTTGTTtgtagtattttcgaaactataAAATTCAGTGATGTTTCGAAAGAATGTCTTATCTTCACATTTTGAATCCAATTGCCCTAATTTGTTTGCCATTCTCATCATTCCTCCAACATATTCAGGTTCAAGCGTTATTTTGAGATTTCCCGACAAACATAGAGTATCCAGTTGCTTCATCAAATGCAATTCCAATCCAAACGCCGTTAGATGGTTATTGCTCAAGTCAACATGCTTCAAATGTATCATTGCGCTAAAAGCGTTCTTCTGCAGAATAGTGATCTTGTTGTTGCTTAGATCTAGATGCTTCAAGTTTGGAAGTCCCTGAAACATGAAGCTATCAATGTGAACAAAGTTGCAGAATTGACACAACAACGTTTCCAGACTCGGGCTGAACAGAAATAGGTTTCCTGGTTTGCTTGACAGATGTTTATTCCCATTTAAATTAAGATATTGTAGCGATTGATGGTGCTCAAACAGATTGATTGCAATTAATTTCACCAAATTGTTGGCCAGGTTTACACTCTCTAGGTCCGGGTTATGATTAAAAAGTGTTGCGGAATATAACGATGAAATCATGTTTCCTTTCAAGTTAATTGATTTCAAGTTGGGCAATTTCTTGAACGTTTGTTCATAAATGCCGCTTATAGAACAGTTGACCAGTGAAACATGTTTAATGTACTCACTTTTGAGAAACGATTGATTCTTAGGGAAATCATATCGACTGTTATGATCAAGAATCACCGATGAGACTTTACTATTTTCCGCAAAGTAATCTTCTTCTATGTACACAACGTCCTGTGAATAGTGTTCCAGTTTAGCAATTTCTTGATACACGTGTACGGTTGCTTGTTTTGTATAAAGCGCCACTCCATTTTGTGTTGGTAGTATGTATTCAAATGCCTTTGTTGggttttggtcatttaggcATCCACGACGAAGTCTCTTTGATGAGTATTTCGTATTGAATTCTTCCAAAAGCTCACTTGGTTGCAATGGATTGCGATCTATGCACAGAGTGTCTAATTTATACAATGTAATGCTCAACAGCTTCTCAGGAATCTTCTCGATCAGGTTATCATCTAGCAGTATTGTTTGCATATTATTGTTACTCTCAAACCCACGTTCATATATGTTGGAAATATTATTCCTTCTCACATTTAAAAACTCCAACGCCTTCAAATTTGATGTATCCAGTATTCCTTCTAAGCCACAGCCTTCCGCACTTAATGTTAGCAATGTTTTCgattgaattgttaaattagTCAATCCACGGTTTCTATCAACGTTCAGTAGTTTGAACCTCGGCATATCCAGGAATGCGTCGAACTCGACTCTATCGATGTGATTGTCCGATAGATAAAGATATCCAAGTCGTTGCCATCGCTTCATCGTTGATTTGTCCACAAACGAAGTGTTACAATGCTTGCAGCTAAAGTATAGCAGCCAGGGAAGCTCAACTTGGACTTGATTTATGTCAAATCCGGGATTCCAATCCAAGTTTAAAGATGATAAAAAAGTCACGTGCCTTAAGATTCCTTCAGAGTTTATTTTAAGCAGATTATTTCCAACCAATTGAACTCTCTGCagaagaggatttttttcaaaggcaTCCGCGTCAATGTAGCTCAGATTGTTCCGGTCCAGCTCCAGATGGGTGAGTTTAGGCAGCATTGCGAATGATTCCTTGTAGATCGAACTGACTGAGCAGTTGTTGCAGTGGAAGCGTGCCAACTTTATGTGAGCTAGTAACACTCGACTTTGTGGAAACGCGAAGTTAGTTTGATTGCTCATATCCAGCATCCACAAATTTGGATAGTCAGCATACATTTTTGGGTGAGTTATTGGGTCATTTGTAAAAACACAAAACGAATTATCACTGTAAGTTATGTTGAAGACTATTGTAGCACATAGTATAATTCTAAGTCCTTGCGCGTTCAGCATACTTGAAAAATGCTGCATggtaaagaaaaaagaaaaaaaaatctatgtaatttattaaaatgcaaaaataaacagaTAAAGTACCtttcttttagaaaattttaaaaacgcaAATTTACTTTCTTGTTTTCACAAACTGACTCACTCTTTGACTGACTTCTAATCTTCATTTTTCGGGTAATTTTTATACCTTTCGTGAACAGTTATCATTAAACGATATCAGTAGGAGGTGCAGCAATTTGCAGAAAATAGCAATTCTCAGAAATCGGTAGACCAAACGGCTGGGTTTTATAACGAGAATTGATAAGAAACAGTTTACGACTAAGATCATAAACAAAGATAGAGATAACATAGACAAACAGAAATAAATCTCTTTTTAATTGTATCAATCAGAAATATAACGACTGGTTTGAATTAAAATAGAGCTCTCGGATCTTCCACCACGTTCCCCAAGCagcacactttgtcagataaacgtatttcctaactggttgtataaccaatccgcctcgttgtcacaacttgttctacaactcctgtgaactggaaaaagcgcacttttttctgttgtataacttgccagaaaaagatgcaagttatcagagtaagttgtacaaatgtatttgacaacactgtgccatctaacaagagattcaacgaaaaaaaggggcgtggtttacggctgtgctgtcaaatcaaagcgcacactggaaaggaaagttagattgaaaacagctatctaaccgtcgactaacttacatgtaaacaaacgtttcttattagaatttcaatcaacgacgatgctaataaaaaatgtatgctTGTTTCtgcaagttttatttaaaattattcgaaattgaattttgaaaaaaggaaaaacaatcATGGCACGCATGTGATTAGCGTGAAATTCCCTGCATggagaacttttaaattttccttttttgatgaacttcctctgtcccaagattcgat
Coding sequences:
- the LOC120427133 gene encoding protein artichoke-like — encoded protein: MLNAQGLRIILCATIVFNITYSDNSFCVFTNDPITHPKMYADYPNLWMLDMSNQTNFAFPQSRVLLAHIKLARFHCNNCSVSSIYKESFAMLPKLTHLELDRNNLSYIDADAFEKNPLLQRVQLVGNNLLKINSEGILRHVTFLSSLNLDWNPGFDINQVQVELPWLLYFSCKHCNTSFVDKSTMKRWQRLGYLYLSDNHIDRVEFDAFLDMPRFKLLNVDRNRGLTNLTIQSKTLLTLSAEGCGLEGILDTSNLKALEFLNVRRNNISNIYERGFESNNNMQTILLDDNLIEKIPEKLLSITLYKLDTLCIDRNPLQPSELLEEFNTKYSSKRLRRGCLNDQNPTKAFEYILPTQNGVALYTKQATVHVYQEIAKLEHYSQDVVYIEEDYFAENSKVSSVILDHNSRYDFPKNQSFLKSEYIKHVSLVNCSISGIYEQTFKKLPNLKSINLKGNMISSLYSATLFNHNPDLESVNLANNLVKLIAINLFEHHQSLQYLNLNGNKHLSSKPGNLFLFSPSLETLLCQFCNFVHIDSFMFQGLPNLKHLDLSNNKITILQKNAFSAMIHLKHVDLSNNHLTAFGLELHLMKQLDTLCLSGNLKITLEPEYVGGMMRMANKLGQLDSKCEDKTFFRNITEFYSFENTTNKPEEKDDPKRYENIISSASKVIFRSVQFTIILVQIYYQWLGT